From Pseudomonas sp. CCI4.2, one genomic window encodes:
- a CDS encoding ABC transporter permease, which produces MFRLSPLGRRRFERFRDNRRGWWSLWLFCALFLLSLGGELIANDKPLVLSYQHSLYFPAFKRYTEQEFGGQLPFQPDYRSDYVRKLITHDGGWMLFPPIPFSDDTPNYDLAKPSPSPPTTTNWLGTDDQARDVLARVIFGARVSILFALALTFISALIGIAAGALQGYYGGWVDLIGQRLLEVWSGLPVLYLLIILSGFVEPNFWWLLGIMALFSWLALVDVVRAEFLRGRNLEYVKAARALGLSDRKVIMRHILPNAMNATLSYLPFILTGAISTLTALDFLGFGMPAGSASLGELIGQGKQNLQAPWLGLTAFFTLALILSLLVFIGEALRDAFDPRS; this is translated from the coding sequence ATGTTCAGACTTTCTCCGTTAGGTCGTCGGCGCTTCGAACGCTTCCGAGATAACCGCCGCGGCTGGTGGTCGCTGTGGCTGTTTTGCGCCCTGTTCTTGTTAAGCCTGGGCGGCGAACTGATCGCTAACGACAAACCGCTGGTGCTGAGTTATCAGCACTCGTTGTACTTCCCAGCGTTCAAGCGCTACACCGAGCAGGAATTTGGCGGTCAACTGCCTTTCCAACCCGACTACCGCAGCGACTACGTGCGCAAACTGATTACTCACGACGGCGGCTGGATGCTGTTTCCACCCATTCCGTTCAGCGATGACACGCCGAACTACGACTTGGCGAAACCCTCACCCAGCCCGCCCACTACGACCAATTGGCTCGGCACCGACGATCAGGCCCGCGATGTACTGGCACGGGTGATTTTCGGCGCACGGGTATCGATTCTGTTTGCCCTGGCCTTGACGTTCATCAGTGCGCTGATCGGCATCGCGGCTGGCGCGCTGCAAGGCTATTACGGCGGCTGGGTTGACTTGATTGGCCAGCGTTTGCTGGAGGTCTGGTCCGGGTTGCCGGTGCTGTACCTGCTGATCATCCTGTCGGGCTTCGTCGAGCCGAATTTCTGGTGGCTGCTGGGGATCATGGCGCTGTTTTCATGGCTCGCGCTGGTGGACGTGGTGCGCGCCGAGTTCTTACGTGGGCGTAACCTGGAGTACGTCAAAGCCGCCCGAGCCTTGGGCCTCAGTGACCGTAAGGTGATCATGCGGCACATTTTGCCCAACGCCATGAACGCGACCTTGAGTTACTTGCCGTTCATTTTGACCGGCGCCATTTCGACCCTGACCGCGTTGGACTTCCTCGGTTTCGGCATGCCCGCGGGCAGCGCCTCATTGGGCGAACTGATCGGCCAGGGCAAGCAGAATCTACAGGCGCCATGGCTGGGGTTGACGGCGTTTTTTACCTTGGCATTGATCCTGTCGCTGCTGGTATTCATTGGTGAGGCGCTGCGCGATGCTTTCGACCCGAGGTCTTGA
- a CDS encoding ABC transporter ATP-binding protein, producing the protein MSENLIEIRDLSVAFNGHTVVNKVSLDIPAGECLALVGESGSGKSVTAHSILQLLPKAGTLTTGSIRYRGQQLVDAKGSTLREIRGNRIAMIFQEPMTSLNPLHTLAKQIGETLLVHRGLSGKAAQRRIIELLELVGIQNPQKRLKAYPHQLSGGQRQRVMIAMALACEPDLLIADEPTTALDVTVQRKILLLLKELQERLNMSLLLISHDLNLVHSIAQRVCVMRAGEIVEQSNCHLLFKNPQHPYSRLLLDAEPVGEPLPRDSREKVLEVDNLRVWFSMGGGIFRRHHEYLKAVDDISLSIERGKTLGIVGESGSGKSTLGQAILRLLESRGSIKFQGQTLDCLSQKEMRPWRKQMQVVFQDPYGSLSPRMSVEQIISEGLEVHSDLTPAQCEIEVIRVLQEVGLDPSSRHRYPHEFSGGQRQRIAIARALVLKPALILLDEPTSALDRTVQKQVVALLRQLQEKHGLTYLFISHDLAVVKALAHDLIVVKDGKVVERGASHDVFDSPQHPYTKELLAAAHPGFA; encoded by the coding sequence ATGTCCGAAAACCTGATTGAAATTCGCGACCTGTCGGTGGCCTTCAACGGGCACACAGTGGTCAATAAAGTGAGCCTGGACATCCCGGCCGGCGAATGCCTGGCGTTAGTCGGTGAGTCCGGGTCAGGCAAATCGGTCACCGCGCATTCGATTCTGCAACTGCTGCCCAAGGCCGGCACGCTGACCACCGGCAGCATTCGTTACCGGGGACAACAATTGGTCGACGCCAAGGGCTCGACGCTGCGCGAGATTCGCGGTAACCGTATCGCGATGATCTTTCAAGAGCCGATGACCTCGCTCAACCCGCTGCACACCTTGGCCAAGCAGATTGGCGAGACCTTGTTGGTGCATCGCGGCTTGAGTGGCAAAGCGGCGCAACGGCGGATTATCGAGCTGCTGGAACTGGTGGGCATTCAGAACCCGCAGAAGCGCCTCAAAGCCTATCCGCACCAACTGTCTGGTGGGCAACGGCAACGGGTGATGATCGCCATGGCCTTGGCCTGCGAACCGGATTTGTTGATCGCCGATGAACCCACGACTGCCCTCGACGTCACCGTCCAACGCAAGATTCTGCTGCTGCTTAAAGAGCTGCAAGAACGTTTGAACATGTCGCTGCTGCTGATCAGTCACGACCTGAATCTGGTGCACAGCATCGCTCAGCGGGTGTGCGTGATGCGCGCCGGTGAAATCGTCGAGCAGTCCAACTGCCACCTGCTGTTCAAAAACCCTCAGCATCCGTATAGCCGCTTGCTGCTGGATGCAGAGCCGGTGGGGGAACCTCTGCCCCGTGACAGCCGCGAAAAAGTGTTGGAAGTCGATAACCTGCGCGTATGGTTTTCCATGGGCGGCGGGATTTTTCGTCGGCACCACGAATACCTTAAAGCGGTGGATGACATCAGCCTGAGCATCGAGCGCGGCAAGACGCTGGGTATCGTCGGAGAGTCCGGTTCAGGCAAGTCGACCTTGGGTCAGGCGATCCTGCGGTTGCTGGAGTCTCGCGGCAGCATCAAATTTCAAGGCCAGACGCTGGATTGCCTGAGCCAGAAAGAAATGCGTCCGTGGCGCAAGCAGATGCAGGTGGTCTTTCAAGACCCTTATGGCAGCCTCAGCCCGCGAATGTCGGTGGAGCAGATCATCAGCGAGGGCCTGGAGGTTCACAGCGACCTTACGCCGGCACAGTGCGAAATCGAAGTGATCCGCGTGCTGCAGGAAGTGGGTCTCGACCCGTCCAGTCGGCATCGCTACCCCCATGAGTTTTCCGGCGGGCAACGCCAACGTATCGCCATCGCCCGGGCCCTGGTGCTCAAGCCGGCGCTGATCCTGCTCGACGAACCGACCTCGGCGCTGGACCGCACTGTGCAAAAACAAGTGGTCGCCCTGCTCCGTCAGCTTCAGGAAAAACATGGCCTGACCTACCTGTTTATCAGTCATGACCTGGCCGTGGTCAAAGCCCTGGCCCATGACCTGATCGTGGTCAAGGACGGCAAGGTTGTTGAACGCGGCGCCAGCCACGATGTGTTTGATTCGCCCCAGCATCCGTACACCAAAGAACTACTGGCGGCGGCGCATCCAGGGTTTGCTTGA
- a CDS encoding sigma-54 interaction domain-containing protein, giving the protein MKDSDSLKDYQRVRRLAIRSLFEIIEQSSEGTVIVDKDARIVWINERYARRFGLHDASMAVGQPCESVIPGSLLRDVVNSGRPILLDMMDTAKDPLVVMRLPINDDEGSVIGAIGFALFDELHALSPLLKRYLRMQEELASTRSLLRARQAKYSFAHFIGTSVASLEVKRRARRSASADSPVLLLGETGTGKELLAHAIHNASPRAHKAFVSINSAAIPEALLEAEFFGTAPGAFTGADRKGRPGKLKIAQGGTLFLDEIGDMPLALQSKLLRVLQEKEYEPVGSNEVIQSDVRLIAATSTDLEAAIKRGEFRADLYYRLSVLPIQVPPLRERLDDLPALCDAILEELRSQHELDHGALSLLGQHAWPGNIRELRNVLERAALLTDDLMLDASEIRSAIGTLIPLSVSAMPQTTTVETETFGAARERFDRQLIQSTLARCKGNVIETAKCLGLGRSTLYKKMIALGISESQ; this is encoded by the coding sequence ATGAAAGACAGCGACAGCCTCAAGGATTATCAGCGTGTCCGGCGGCTGGCGATTCGCTCGTTGTTCGAAATCATCGAGCAGTCCAGCGAAGGTACGGTGATCGTCGACAAAGACGCGCGCATTGTGTGGATCAATGAACGCTATGCGCGCCGCTTCGGATTGCATGACGCAAGCATGGCCGTGGGTCAACCCTGTGAAAGTGTGATTCCAGGGAGTTTGTTGCGTGATGTGGTGAACAGCGGTCGGCCGATTTTGCTGGACATGATGGACACCGCCAAAGACCCGCTGGTGGTCATGCGTTTGCCGATCAACGACGACGAAGGATCAGTGATCGGCGCCATTGGCTTCGCCTTGTTCGATGAACTGCACGCGCTGTCGCCGTTACTCAAGCGCTACTTGCGCATGCAGGAAGAGCTGGCCTCGACCCGCTCCCTGTTGCGCGCTCGACAGGCCAAGTACAGTTTTGCCCACTTTATCGGCACCAGCGTCGCTAGCCTTGAGGTGAAACGCCGAGCGCGACGCAGTGCGAGTGCTGATTCGCCTGTGCTATTGCTCGGCGAAACCGGCACCGGCAAAGAGTTACTGGCCCATGCCATCCACAATGCATCGCCACGGGCGCACAAAGCGTTTGTCAGCATCAACAGCGCCGCAATCCCGGAAGCCCTGCTTGAAGCCGAATTTTTCGGCACAGCGCCCGGTGCGTTCACCGGCGCCGACCGCAAGGGCCGTCCCGGCAAACTGAAGATTGCCCAGGGCGGCACGCTGTTTCTCGATGAGATCGGTGACATGCCGCTGGCGCTGCAAAGCAAGTTACTGCGGGTGTTACAGGAAAAGGAGTACGAACCGGTCGGCTCCAACGAGGTGATTCAGAGTGACGTCCGGCTGATTGCCGCTACGTCCACCGACCTGGAAGCGGCGATCAAGCGCGGCGAATTTCGCGCCGACCTGTATTACCGACTCAGCGTGCTGCCGATTCAAGTGCCGCCGTTGCGCGAGCGGCTGGACGACCTGCCCGCTCTATGCGACGCGATTCTTGAAGAGTTACGCAGCCAGCACGAACTGGATCATGGCGCCCTCTCCTTGCTTGGCCAACACGCCTGGCCCGGCAATATCCGCGAACTGAGAAACGTGTTGGAACGCGCGGCATTGCTCACTGACGATCTGATGCTGGACGCCAGTGAAATTCGCTCAGCCATCGGCACGTTGATTCCGCTGAGCGTATCGGCGATGCCACAGACGACAACGGTTGAAACCGAAACCTTCGGTGCCGCCCGCGAGCGATTTGATCGGCAATTAATTCAGTCGACCTTGGCCCGCTGTAAGGGAAACGTTATCGAAACGGCCAAGTGCCTTGGGCTGGGACGCTCCACGCTGTACAAAAAGATGATCGCGCTGGGAATATCAGAGTCTCAATAA
- a CDS encoding GntP family permease has translation MSVIIALAALGLLMLAAYRGYSVILFAPIAALGAVLLTDPSAVAPAFSGVFMEKMVGFVKLYFPVFLLGAVFGKLIELSGFSRAIVAAAIRLLGTRQAMLVIVLVCALLTYGGVSLFVVVFAVYPFAAEMFRQSDIPKRLIPATIALGAFSFTMDALPGTPQIQNIIPTTFFNTTAWAAPWLGLIGTLFVFCTGMLYLQRQRNKAQRAGEGYGTVLRNEPETAEDVKLPNAWIALSPLLLVGIMNLLFTQWIPQWYGKINTLSLPGMATPIQTEIAKLTAIWAVEAALLIGILTVLVFGFGAIRGKLAEGSKSAVNGALLAAMNTASEYGFGAVIASLPGFLVLADKLKTIPNPLVNESITVTLLAGITGSASGGMSIALAAMSDRFIAAAHAANIPMEVLHRVAAMASGGMDTLPHNGAVITLLAVTGLTHREAYRDIFSITIIKTLAVFVVIGTFYATGIV, from the coding sequence ATGAGTGTGATCATCGCGTTAGCGGCCCTTGGGCTATTGATGCTCGCTGCGTACCGTGGCTATAGCGTCATTCTGTTTGCCCCCATCGCTGCCCTTGGTGCAGTGTTGTTGACCGACCCTTCAGCCGTCGCCCCTGCATTTAGCGGCGTGTTCATGGAAAAGATGGTCGGCTTCGTCAAGCTCTACTTCCCCGTGTTTCTGCTCGGCGCCGTGTTCGGCAAGCTGATCGAGCTGTCCGGTTTCTCCCGCGCCATCGTCGCAGCAGCCATTCGTTTGCTGGGCACGCGCCAAGCCATGCTGGTGATCGTGCTGGTCTGTGCGCTGCTCACCTACGGCGGCGTTTCGCTGTTTGTAGTGGTGTTCGCGGTGTACCCCTTCGCCGCCGAGATGTTTCGCCAAAGCGATATTCCCAAGCGACTGATTCCAGCCACCATCGCCCTCGGTGCTTTTTCCTTCACCATGGACGCGCTGCCCGGCACCCCGCAAATCCAGAACATCATTCCCACGACATTCTTCAACACCACCGCCTGGGCAGCGCCGTGGCTGGGGCTGATCGGCACATTGTTCGTGTTTTGCACCGGCATGCTGTACCTGCAACGCCAACGCAACAAAGCCCAACGAGCCGGCGAAGGTTACGGCACTGTGTTGCGCAACGAACCTGAAACTGCCGAAGACGTCAAACTACCTAACGCCTGGATAGCCCTGTCACCGCTGCTGTTGGTTGGCATCATGAACCTGCTGTTCACCCAGTGGATCCCGCAGTGGTACGGCAAGATTAATACCTTGAGCCTGCCCGGCATGGCGACCCCGATACAAACTGAAATCGCCAAGTTGACCGCCATTTGGGCCGTGGAAGCAGCGCTGCTGATCGGCATTCTAACGGTACTGGTATTCGGCTTCGGGGCGATTCGCGGCAAGCTGGCCGAAGGCAGCAAAAGCGCGGTAAACGGCGCATTGCTCGCGGCGATGAACACGGCGTCGGAATACGGCTTCGGTGCAGTGATCGCTTCGCTGCCGGGATTTCTGGTGTTGGCCGATAAGCTAAAAACCATTCCCAATCCGCTGGTCAATGAATCCATCACCGTTACCTTGCTCGCCGGCATCACCGGTTCGGCGTCAGGCGGTATGAGCATTGCCTTGGCAGCCATGTCCGACCGGTTCATCGCGGCGGCCCATGCGGCCAATATTCCGATGGAAGTCCTGCACCGGGTGGCCGCCATGGCCAGCGGCGGCATGGACACCCTGCCGCACAACGGCGCAGTGATCACTTTGTTGGCCGTCACCGGTTTAACCCACCGAGAGGCCTACCGGGATATATTCAGCATCACGATTATCAAAACACTGGCGGTCTTTGTTGTGATCGGCACGTTCTACGCCACCGGCATTGTTTGA
- a CDS encoding 3-hydroxybutyrate dehydrogenase produces the protein MSLQGKTALVTGSTSGIGLGIALSLAKSGANVILNGFGDASAVLAEVVAAAGKNGGKIGHHPADVSNPTQIAEMVAYGEREFGGIDILVNNAGIQHVSPVEDFPVERWDSIIAINLSSVFHSTRLCLPGMRAKGWGRIVNIASVHGLVGSTGKAAYVAAKHGVIGLTKVVGLETATSNVTCNAICPGWVLTPLVQQQIDTRGAADGDIEKAKHDLLAEKQPSLEFVTPPQLGELVLFLCSEAGSQVRGAAWNIDGGWLAQ, from the coding sequence ATGAGTCTGCAAGGTAAAACCGCACTGGTTACCGGTTCCACCAGCGGCATCGGCCTGGGCATCGCCCTGAGTCTGGCCAAGTCTGGGGCCAACGTAATTCTCAATGGCTTCGGCGACGCCTCGGCGGTCTTGGCCGAGGTGGTTGCGGCAGCGGGCAAGAACGGCGGCAAAATCGGCCACCACCCGGCCGATGTCAGCAACCCGACGCAAATCGCCGAGATGGTTGCTTACGGCGAACGCGAGTTTGGCGGCATCGACATTCTGGTCAACAACGCAGGGATTCAGCATGTCTCGCCGGTAGAGGATTTTCCGGTGGAGCGCTGGGACTCAATCATCGCGATTAACCTGTCCTCGGTCTTCCACAGCACCCGCCTATGCTTGCCAGGCATGCGCGCTAAGGGCTGGGGCCGAATCGTCAACATTGCGTCGGTTCACGGCCTGGTGGGCTCGACGGGCAAAGCCGCGTATGTTGCGGCCAAGCACGGCGTAATCGGCTTGACCAAAGTCGTGGGGCTGGAAACCGCCACCAGCAACGTCACGTGCAATGCCATTTGCCCAGGCTGGGTGCTGACCCCGCTGGTGCAGCAACAAATTGACACCCGCGGCGCGGCTGATGGCGACATTGAAAAAGCCAAGCACGATTTGCTGGCAGAGAAACAACCTTCACTGGAGTTCGTCACGCCCCCGCAACTGGGCGAGCTGGTGTTGTTTTTGTGCAGCGAAGCGGGCAGCCAAGTGCGCGGTGCGGCCTGGAACATTGATGGCGGCTGGTTGGCGCAATAA
- a CDS encoding acetoacetate--CoA ligase, with protein MTQALWTPSAERINATRMDAFRRGVNQRYGLHINDYPALHQWSIDQREDFWQAIVDTFGITFHAPPDTVLIEGPQMPSAQWFPGATLNFAEHLLRRRDDYPAIISISEDRQRSQLTYAELAEQVAGLQHSLRNAGIGVGDRVAACMPNTWQTLVAMLATTSLGAIWSCSSPDFGTQGVIDRFGQIEPKILLTCAGYRYAGKLIDQTAKVNEILERLPGLQQLIIVPFSRPQARAEDFQTSAKVTLWDDFYTAGGEPTFVAVPFAHPLYILYSSGTTGVPKCIIHSTGGVLLQHVKELGLHSDLGPEDCLFYYTTCGWMMWNWLVSGLAVGATVVLYDGSPFFPRSQRLMDMIDEEGISVFGTSAKYLAELEKHSIKPRLNHHFTRLKAILSTGSPLAQSSYDYVYREIKSELCLSSISGGTDIVSCFAVGNPVLPVYRGEMQSKGLGMAVEVWNDQGQAVIAEKGELVCTRHFPAIPIGLWNDPQQERLKATYFTQFPGVWAQGDYAEETVHGSLIIHGRSDAVLNPGGVRIGTAEIYRQVEKVVEVMESVAIGQRWKDDVRVVLFVRLHDELTLTPDLEQHIRDVIRANTTPRHVPAKIVAVSDIPRTISGKIVELAVRNMVHGESVKNTDALANPAALEQFRDREELAF; from the coding sequence ATGACACAAGCACTGTGGACCCCCAGCGCGGAACGCATCAATGCGACCCGCATGGACGCTTTTCGGCGCGGGGTCAATCAACGCTACGGCCTGCACATAAACGATTACCCTGCGCTGCATCAGTGGAGCATCGATCAACGCGAGGATTTTTGGCAGGCCATCGTCGACACCTTTGGCATCACCTTCCATGCGCCGCCCGACACGGTGCTCATCGAAGGCCCGCAGATGCCCAGCGCCCAGTGGTTTCCGGGCGCGACGCTGAACTTTGCCGAGCACCTGTTACGTCGCCGTGATGATTACCCGGCGATTATTTCCATCAGCGAAGACCGCCAGCGCAGCCAATTGACCTACGCCGAACTGGCCGAGCAGGTGGCCGGCTTGCAACACAGTTTGCGCAACGCGGGGATCGGCGTCGGTGACCGTGTTGCGGCGTGCATGCCCAATACCTGGCAAACACTGGTGGCGATGCTCGCCACCACCAGTCTCGGAGCGATCTGGTCCTGCTCGTCACCGGACTTCGGCACCCAAGGGGTGATCGACCGTTTTGGCCAGATCGAACCGAAAATACTGCTTACCTGTGCCGGTTACCGTTACGCCGGAAAACTCATCGACCAAACCGCCAAGGTCAATGAAATCCTCGAACGCCTGCCGGGTTTGCAGCAGTTGATCATCGTTCCTTTTTCCCGACCCCAAGCCCGCGCCGAAGACTTTCAGACCTCGGCCAAGGTCACGTTGTGGGACGATTTTTATACCGCAGGCGGCGAACCGACCTTTGTCGCCGTGCCGTTCGCCCATCCGCTGTACATCCTGTATTCCAGCGGCACCACCGGGGTGCCGAAATGCATCATCCACAGCACCGGCGGTGTGTTGTTGCAACACGTTAAAGAACTGGGCCTGCATTCGGACCTGGGGCCTGAGGACTGTCTGTTCTACTACACCACCTGCGGCTGGATGATGTGGAACTGGCTGGTGTCGGGCCTGGCGGTGGGCGCGACCGTGGTGCTGTACGACGGCTCACCGTTCTTTCCCCGCTCCCAGCGCTTGATGGACATGATCGACGAGGAAGGCATCAGCGTGTTTGGTACCAGCGCCAAATACCTCGCCGAACTGGAAAAACACTCGATCAAGCCTCGGCTGAACCATCACTTCACACGCCTCAAGGCCATCCTGTCCACCGGCTCGCCGCTGGCGCAAAGCAGCTACGACTACGTGTACCGCGAGATCAAAAGCGAGCTGTGCCTGTCGTCGATTTCCGGGGGCACTGACATCGTGTCCTGCTTCGCTGTCGGCAATCCGGTATTGCCGGTGTACCGAGGTGAAATGCAGTCCAAGGGCTTGGGCATGGCCGTGGAAGTCTGGAACGACCAAGGCCAAGCGGTGATTGCGGAAAAAGGCGAGCTGGTCTGTACCCGGCACTTTCCGGCGATCCCCATAGGCCTCTGGAATGACCCACAACAGGAGCGGCTCAAGGCGACGTACTTCACGCAGTTCCCCGGGGTTTGGGCACAGGGCGACTACGCCGAAGAAACCGTCCATGGCAGCCTGATCATCCACGGCCGCTCAGATGCAGTGCTCAATCCGGGCGGCGTGCGAATCGGCACGGCAGAGATCTATCGCCAAGTGGAAAAAGTGGTCGAGGTGATGGAAAGTGTCGCCATCGGCCAGCGCTGGAAAGACGACGTACGCGTGGTGCTCTTCGTACGCCTGCATGACGAGCTGACACTGACCCCTGATCTGGAACAGCACATCCGTGACGTGATCCGCGCTAATACCACCCCACGGCATGTGCCTGCCAAAATTGTCGCGGTCTCGGACATCCCTCGCACCATCAGCGGTAAGATCGTCGAGCTGGCTGTCCGAAACATGGTTCATGGGGAATCGGTAAAAAATACCGATGCCCTGGCCAATCCGGCCGCGTTGGAGCAATTTCGTGACCGGGAGGAACTGGCGTTCTAA
- a CDS encoding PilT/PilU family type 4a pilus ATPase, with the protein MDFQALLKILASQDGSDLFLSTGAPPCAKFNGVLKPLSTEALKPGDVASVADSIMDAEQRLEFERELEMNLAVSLAGIGRFRINIFKQRNEVSIVARNIKLEIPRFEDLKLPPVLLEVVMEKRGLVLVIGATGSGKSTSLAAMIDYRNRNSGGHIITIEDPVEYIHRHKKSIINQREVGVDTRSFHAALKNTLRQAPDVILIGEIRDRETMEHALAFADTGHLAISTLHANNANQALDRIINFFPEDRRQQLLHDLGNNLKAFVSQRLVKTLDGKRRAAVEVMLGTPTILDFIQRNELTELKGIMEKSTNLGMQTFDGALFDLVVEGAISEEEALKNADSKNNVRLRLKLFREKGLPTQITSAPAAPEPAVESTMANWGLVDEMEEPSRFKP; encoded by the coding sequence ATGGATTTCCAAGCGCTGTTGAAAATTCTGGCCAGCCAGGACGGATCCGACCTTTTCTTGTCCACCGGCGCGCCGCCCTGCGCAAAGTTCAATGGGGTGCTTAAGCCGCTGAGCACCGAGGCGTTGAAGCCCGGCGACGTGGCGAGCGTTGCCGACAGCATCATGGATGCCGAACAGCGGCTGGAATTCGAACGCGAGCTGGAGATGAACCTGGCGGTGTCACTGGCAGGCATCGGTCGATTTCGGATCAATATTTTCAAGCAGCGCAACGAAGTCTCGATAGTGGCGCGCAACATCAAGCTGGAGATACCGCGTTTCGAGGATTTGAAGTTACCGCCGGTGCTGCTCGAAGTGGTCATGGAAAAGCGTGGCTTGGTGCTGGTCATTGGCGCCACCGGTTCGGGTAAGTCGACGTCGCTGGCGGCGATGATCGATTACCGAAATCGCAACAGTGGCGGCCACATCATCACCATTGAAGACCCGGTGGAGTATATCCATCGGCACAAGAAGTCGATCATCAATCAGCGTGAAGTGGGCGTAGACACCCGCAGTTTTCACGCCGCACTGAAGAACACCTTACGTCAGGCGCCGGATGTGATTTTGATCGGCGAGATTCGTGACCGCGAAACCATGGAACACGCGTTGGCGTTTGCCGACACCGGCCACTTGGCTATTTCGACCTTGCACGCCAACAACGCCAACCAGGCCCTGGACCGGATCATTAACTTTTTCCCGGAAGACCGGCGCCAGCAGTTGCTGCATGACTTGGGCAACAACTTGAAGGCATTTGTGTCCCAGCGGCTGGTCAAGACTCTGGACGGCAAACGCCGCGCGGCGGTGGAAGTCATGCTGGGCACGCCAACCATTCTTGATTTTATTCAGCGCAATGAACTGACTGAACTCAAGGGCATCATGGAGAAGTCCACCAACCTTGGGATGCAGACCTTCGACGGCGCGCTGTTTGACTTGGTGGTCGAGGGCGCGATCAGTGAAGAGGAAGCCCTGAAGAACGCCGACTCCAAGAACAACGTACGTCTGCGCCTCAAGCTGTTCCGCGAGAAAGGCTTGCCGACTCAAATCACTTCCGCACCAGCCGCCCCCGAGCCCGCCGTAGAGTCGACCATGGCGAACTGGGGGCTGGTGGACGAGATGGAAGAGCCATCTCGGTTCAAGCCTTGA
- a CDS encoding peptidylprolyl isomerase, whose translation MKALARHILVKTAEEAEQLKQRIAKGEAFDVLAKKYSTCPSGKRGGDLGEVRPGQLVGAIDSVIFKKPVRVIHGPIKSKFGYHLVQVFYRD comes from the coding sequence ATGAAAGCACTCGCCCGCCATATCCTGGTGAAAACCGCCGAAGAGGCCGAACAGCTCAAGCAACGTATTGCCAAGGGCGAGGCATTCGACGTATTGGCCAAAAAATACTCCACCTGCCCCTCCGGCAAACGCGGCGGCGACCTGGGCGAAGTTCGGCCGGGGCAACTGGTCGGCGCAATTGATTCGGTGATATTCAAAAAACCGGTACGGGTGATTCATGGACCGATCAAAAGCAAGTTTGGGTATCACTTGGTGCAGGTGTTTTATCGGGACTGA